From Eschrichtius robustus isolate mEscRob2 chromosome 7, mEscRob2.pri, whole genome shotgun sequence, a single genomic window includes:
- the LOC137767316 gene encoding interferon-induced protein with tetratricopeptide repeats 5 — MSEIPKDSLKAILLELECHFTWNLLKEDIDLFDVEDTIGQQLEFLTTKSRLTLYNLLAYVKHLKGQNKDALECLKQAEEIIQREHSDKEEVRSLVTWGNYAWVYYHTDELKEAQKYIDKVGNVCKKLSSPSDYKLERPEIDCEKGWALLKFGGKYYQKAKAAFEKALEAEPDNPEFNIGYAITVYRLDDSDREGPIKSFSLGPLRKAVTLNPDNSYIKVFLALKLQDVHAEAEGEKYIEEILDQISSQPYVLRYAAKFYRRKNSWDKALELLKKALEATPTSSFLHHQMGLCYRAQMIQIKKATRNRPKGKDKLKVDELITSAIFHFKEAVERDSMFAFAYTDLANMYAEGGQYSNAEDIFQKALRLENITDDHKHQIHYHYGRFQEFHCKSENTAIHHYLEALKVKDRSSLRTKLTSALKKLATKRLGHNASDVQSLSALGFVYKLEGEKRQAAEYYERAQKIDPENAEFLTALCELRLSI, encoded by the coding sequence TGAAATTCCTAAGGACTCATTGAAGGCCATTCTGTTGGAGTTAGAATGTCACTTCACATGGAATTTACTTAAGGAAGACATTGATCTGTTTGATGTAGAAGATACAATTGGGCAACAGCTTGAATTTCTTACCACAAAATCCAGACTTACTCTTTATAACCTGTTGGCCTATGTGAAACACCTAAAGGGCCAAAATAAAGATGCTCTAGAGTGCTTGAAACAAGCAGAAGAAATAATACAGCGAGAACACTCGGACAAAGAAGAAGTACGAAGTCTGGTCACTTGGGGAAACTACGCCTGGGTCTATTATCACACGGACGAGCTTAAAGAAGCTCAGAAGTATATAGACAAGGTAGGGAACGTCTGCAAGAAATTGTCCAGTCCTTCTGACTACAAGTTGGAACGTCCAGAGATCGACTGTGAgaaagggtgggcactcttgaaATTTGGAGGAAAGTATTACCAAAAGGCTAAAGCAGCTTTTGAGAAGGCTCTGGAAGCAGAACCAGACAATCCAGAATTTAACATCGGCTATGCCATCACAGTGTATCGGCTGGATGATTCTGACAGAGAAGGGCCTATAAAGAGCTTTTCTCTGGGCCCCCTGCGGAAAGCTGTTACCCTGAACCCAGATAATTCCTATATTAAGGTTTTCCTGGCGCTGAAGCTTCAAGATGTACATGCGGAAGCCGAAGGGGAAAAGTATATTGAAGAAATCCTGGACCAAATATCATCCCAACCTTACGTTCTTCGTTATGCAGCCAAATTCTATAGGAGAAAAAATTCCTGGGACAAAGCTCTTGAACTTTTGAAAAAGGCCTTAGAGGCGACACCAACCTCTTCTTTCCTGCATCACCAAATGGGACTTTGCTATAGGGCACAGATGATCCAAATCAAGAAGGCCACTCGCAACAGACCTAAAGGAAAGGATAAACTGAAAGTTGATGAGCTGATTACATCAGCTATATTTCATTTCAAAGAAGCTGTGGAGCGAGATTCTATGTTTGCATTTGCCTACACGGACCTGGCCAACATGTATGCTGAGGGAGGCCAGTATAGCAATGCTGAAGACATTTTCCAGAAAGCTCTTCGTCTGGAGAACATAACTGATGATCACAAACATCAGATCCACTACCACTATGGCCGCTTTCAGGAATTTCACTGTAAATCAGAAAATACTGCCATCCACCATTATTTAGAAGCCTTAAAGGTCAAAGACAGGTCATCTCTGCGTACTAAACTGACAAGTGCTTTAAAGAAATTGGCTACCAAGAGACTTGGTCACAATGCTTCAGATGTGCAGAGTTTAAGTGCCCTAGGGTTTGTTTACAAGCTGGAGGGAGAAAAGAGGCAAGCTGCTGAGTACTATGAAAGGGCCCAAAAGATAGATCCAGAAAATGCAGAATTTCTTACTGCTCTCTGTGAGCTTCGACTTTCCATTTAA
- the SLC16A12 gene encoding monocarboxylate transporter 12 isoform X3, producing the protein MAKVNRARSTSPPDGGWGWMVVAGCFLVTICTRAVTRCISIFFVDFQTYFSQDYAQTAWIHSIVDCVTMLCGLGFALCYSPAIAMVGKYFSRRKALAYGISMSGSGIGIFILAPVVQLLIEQFSWRGALLILGGFVLNLCVCGALMRPITLKDDQTTSEQNHVCRTETQGFQRASPSSTWTKEWVQTCLCGSLQQEYSFLLMSDFVVLAISVLFMAYGCSPLFVYLVPYALSIGVSHQQAAFLMSILGVIDIIGNITFGWLTDRRCLKNYQYICYLFAIGMDGLCYLCLPMLQSLPLLVPFACTFGYFDGAYVTLIPVVTAEIVGTTSLSSALGVVYFLHAVPYLVSPPIAGWLVDTTGSYTAAFLLCGFSMIFSSVLLGFARLVKKMRKTQLQFLAKESDPKLQLWTNGSVAYSVARELDQKDGESVAIAMLGSNPT; encoded by the exons atgtatttcaattttttttgtggACTTCCAGACATACTTCTCTCAGGATTATGCACAGACAGCCTGGATCCATTCCATTGTAGACTGTGTGACCATGCTCTGTG GTCTTGGATTTGCACTTTGTTACTCTCCAGCTATTGCCATGGTTGGAAAGTATTTCAGCAGACGGAAAGCCCTTGCTTATGGGATCTCCATGTCGGGAAGTGGCATTGGCATCTTCATCCTGGCTCCTGTGGTTCAGCTCCTTATTGAACAATTTTCCTGGAGGGGAGCATTACTTATCCTTGGGGGTTTCGTTTTGAATCTCTGTGTTTGCGGCGCCTTGATGCGGCCAATTACTCTTAAAGATGACCAAACAACTTCAGAGCAGAACCATGTCTGTAGAACTGAGACACAAGGCTTTCAGCGGGCGTCTCCCTCTTCGACTTGGACTAAAGAATGGGTGCAGACCTGCCTCTGTGGCTCTTTGCAGCAGGAATACAGTTTTTTACTGATGTCAGACTTTGTTGTGTTGGCCATCTCTGTTCTATTTATGGCTTACGGCTGCAGCCCTCTCTTTGTGTACTTGGTGCCTTATGCTTTGAGTATCGGAGTGAGTCACCAGCAAGCTGCTTTTCTTATGTCCATACTTGGGGTGATTGACATTATTGGCAATATCACGTTCGGATGGCTAACCGACAGAAG GTGTCTGAAGAATTACCAGTATATTTGCTACCTCTTTGCCATCGGAATGGATGGGCTCTGCTACCTCTGCCTCCCAATGCTTCAAAGTCTCCCGCTGCTCGTGCCTTTCGCTTGTACTTTTGGCTACTTTGATGGTGCCTATGTGACTCTGATCCCAGTAGTGACTGCAGAAATCGTGGGGACCACCTCTTTGTCATCAGCGCTTGGCGTGGTGTACTTCCTCCATGCAGTGCCGTATTTGGTGAGCCCACCCATCGCAG GATGGCTTGTAGACACGACTGGCAGCTACACTGCAGCGTTTCTTCTCTGTGGATTTTCAATGATATTTAGTTCTGTGTTGCTTGGCTTTGCTAGACTTGTAAAGAAGATGAGAAAAACCCAGCTGCAGTTCCTTGCCAAAGAATCAGATCCCAAGCTGCAGCTATGGACCAATGGATCGGTGGCTTATTCTGTAGCAAGAGAATTAGATCAGAAAGATGGGGAGTCTGTGGCTATAGCCATGCTTGGTTCCAACCCCACATGA
- the SLC16A12 gene encoding monocarboxylate transporter 12 isoform X2 produces the protein MAKVNRARSTSPPDGGWGWMVVAGCFLVTICTRAVTRCISIFFVDFQTYFSQDYAQTAWIHSIVDCVTMLCVGIMLGGLLASTGLILGSFATSLKHLYLTLGVLTGLGFALCYSPAIAMVGKYFSRRKALAYGISMSGSGIGIFILAPVVQLLIEQFSWRGALLILGGFVLNLCVCGALMRPITLKDDQTTSEQNHVCRTETQGFQRASPSSTWTKEWVQTCLCGSLQQEYSFLLMSDFVVLAISVLFMAYGCSPLFVYLVPYALSIGVSHQQAAFLMSILGVIDIIGNITFGWLTDRRCLKNYQYICYLFAIGMDGLCYLCLPMLQSLPLLVPFACTFGYFDGAYVTLIPVVTAEIVGTTSLSSALGVVYFLHAVPYLVSPPIAGWLVDTTGSYTAAFLLCGFSMIFSSVLLGFARLVKKMRKTQLQFLAKESDPKLQLWTNGSVAYSVARELDQKDGESVAIAMLGSNPT, from the exons atgtatttcaattttttttgtggACTTCCAGACATACTTCTCTCAGGATTATGCACAGACAGCCTGGATCCATTCCATTGTAGACTGTGTGACCATGCTCTGTG TGGGAATCATGCTGGGTGGCTTGCTTGCATCTACTGGTCTCATCCTGGGCTCATTTGCCACCAGTCTGAAGCATCTCTACCTCACTCTGGGAGTTCTTACAG GTCTTGGATTTGCACTTTGTTACTCTCCAGCTATTGCCATGGTTGGAAAGTATTTCAGCAGACGGAAAGCCCTTGCTTATGGGATCTCCATGTCGGGAAGTGGCATTGGCATCTTCATCCTGGCTCCTGTGGTTCAGCTCCTTATTGAACAATTTTCCTGGAGGGGAGCATTACTTATCCTTGGGGGTTTCGTTTTGAATCTCTGTGTTTGCGGCGCCTTGATGCGGCCAATTACTCTTAAAGATGACCAAACAACTTCAGAGCAGAACCATGTCTGTAGAACTGAGACACAAGGCTTTCAGCGGGCGTCTCCCTCTTCGACTTGGACTAAAGAATGGGTGCAGACCTGCCTCTGTGGCTCTTTGCAGCAGGAATACAGTTTTTTACTGATGTCAGACTTTGTTGTGTTGGCCATCTCTGTTCTATTTATGGCTTACGGCTGCAGCCCTCTCTTTGTGTACTTGGTGCCTTATGCTTTGAGTATCGGAGTGAGTCACCAGCAAGCTGCTTTTCTTATGTCCATACTTGGGGTGATTGACATTATTGGCAATATCACGTTCGGATGGCTAACCGACAGAAG GTGTCTGAAGAATTACCAGTATATTTGCTACCTCTTTGCCATCGGAATGGATGGGCTCTGCTACCTCTGCCTCCCAATGCTTCAAAGTCTCCCGCTGCTCGTGCCTTTCGCTTGTACTTTTGGCTACTTTGATGGTGCCTATGTGACTCTGATCCCAGTAGTGACTGCAGAAATCGTGGGGACCACCTCTTTGTCATCAGCGCTTGGCGTGGTGTACTTCCTCCATGCAGTGCCGTATTTGGTGAGCCCACCCATCGCAG GATGGCTTGTAGACACGACTGGCAGCTACACTGCAGCGTTTCTTCTCTGTGGATTTTCAATGATATTTAGTTCTGTGTTGCTTGGCTTTGCTAGACTTGTAAAGAAGATGAGAAAAACCCAGCTGCAGTTCCTTGCCAAAGAATCAGATCCCAAGCTGCAGCTATGGACCAATGGATCGGTGGCTTATTCTGTAGCAAGAGAATTAGATCAGAAAGATGGGGAGTCTGTGGCTATAGCCATGCTTGGTTCCAACCCCACATGA
- the SLC16A12 gene encoding monocarboxylate transporter 12 isoform X1, translating to MAKVNRARSTSPPDGGWGWMVVAGCFLVTICTRAVTRCISIFFVDFQTYFSQDYAQTAWIHSIVDCVTMLCAPLGSVVSNHFSCQVGIMLGGLLASTGLILGSFATSLKHLYLTLGVLTGLGFALCYSPAIAMVGKYFSRRKALAYGISMSGSGIGIFILAPVVQLLIEQFSWRGALLILGGFVLNLCVCGALMRPITLKDDQTTSEQNHVCRTETQGFQRASPSSTWTKEWVQTCLCGSLQQEYSFLLMSDFVVLAISVLFMAYGCSPLFVYLVPYALSIGVSHQQAAFLMSILGVIDIIGNITFGWLTDRRCLKNYQYICYLFAIGMDGLCYLCLPMLQSLPLLVPFACTFGYFDGAYVTLIPVVTAEIVGTTSLSSALGVVYFLHAVPYLVSPPIAGWLVDTTGSYTAAFLLCGFSMIFSSVLLGFARLVKKMRKTQLQFLAKESDPKLQLWTNGSVAYSVARELDQKDGESVAIAMLGSNPT from the exons atgtatttcaattttttttgtggACTTCCAGACATACTTCTCTCAGGATTATGCACAGACAGCCTGGATCCATTCCATTGTAGACTGTGTGACCATGCTCTGTG CTCCACTTGGGAGTGTTGTCAGTAACCATTTTTCCTGTCAAGTGGGAATCATGCTGGGTGGCTTGCTTGCATCTACTGGTCTCATCCTGGGCTCATTTGCCACCAGTCTGAAGCATCTCTACCTCACTCTGGGAGTTCTTACAG GTCTTGGATTTGCACTTTGTTACTCTCCAGCTATTGCCATGGTTGGAAAGTATTTCAGCAGACGGAAAGCCCTTGCTTATGGGATCTCCATGTCGGGAAGTGGCATTGGCATCTTCATCCTGGCTCCTGTGGTTCAGCTCCTTATTGAACAATTTTCCTGGAGGGGAGCATTACTTATCCTTGGGGGTTTCGTTTTGAATCTCTGTGTTTGCGGCGCCTTGATGCGGCCAATTACTCTTAAAGATGACCAAACAACTTCAGAGCAGAACCATGTCTGTAGAACTGAGACACAAGGCTTTCAGCGGGCGTCTCCCTCTTCGACTTGGACTAAAGAATGGGTGCAGACCTGCCTCTGTGGCTCTTTGCAGCAGGAATACAGTTTTTTACTGATGTCAGACTTTGTTGTGTTGGCCATCTCTGTTCTATTTATGGCTTACGGCTGCAGCCCTCTCTTTGTGTACTTGGTGCCTTATGCTTTGAGTATCGGAGTGAGTCACCAGCAAGCTGCTTTTCTTATGTCCATACTTGGGGTGATTGACATTATTGGCAATATCACGTTCGGATGGCTAACCGACAGAAG GTGTCTGAAGAATTACCAGTATATTTGCTACCTCTTTGCCATCGGAATGGATGGGCTCTGCTACCTCTGCCTCCCAATGCTTCAAAGTCTCCCGCTGCTCGTGCCTTTCGCTTGTACTTTTGGCTACTTTGATGGTGCCTATGTGACTCTGATCCCAGTAGTGACTGCAGAAATCGTGGGGACCACCTCTTTGTCATCAGCGCTTGGCGTGGTGTACTTCCTCCATGCAGTGCCGTATTTGGTGAGCCCACCCATCGCAG GATGGCTTGTAGACACGACTGGCAGCTACACTGCAGCGTTTCTTCTCTGTGGATTTTCAATGATATTTAGTTCTGTGTTGCTTGGCTTTGCTAGACTTGTAAAGAAGATGAGAAAAACCCAGCTGCAGTTCCTTGCCAAAGAATCAGATCCCAAGCTGCAGCTATGGACCAATGGATCGGTGGCTTATTCTGTAGCAAGAGAATTAGATCAGAAAGATGGGGAGTCTGTGGCTATAGCCATGCTTGGTTCCAACCCCACATGA
- the SLC16A12 gene encoding monocarboxylate transporter 12 isoform X4, with the protein MLGGLLASTGLILGSFATSLKHLYLTLGVLTGLGFALCYSPAIAMVGKYFSRRKALAYGISMSGSGIGIFILAPVVQLLIEQFSWRGALLILGGFVLNLCVCGALMRPITLKDDQTTSEQNHVCRTETQGFQRASPSSTWTKEWVQTCLCGSLQQEYSFLLMSDFVVLAISVLFMAYGCSPLFVYLVPYALSIGVSHQQAAFLMSILGVIDIIGNITFGWLTDRRCLKNYQYICYLFAIGMDGLCYLCLPMLQSLPLLVPFACTFGYFDGAYVTLIPVVTAEIVGTTSLSSALGVVYFLHAVPYLVSPPIAGWLVDTTGSYTAAFLLCGFSMIFSSVLLGFARLVKKMRKTQLQFLAKESDPKLQLWTNGSVAYSVARELDQKDGESVAIAMLGSNPT; encoded by the exons ATGCTGGGTGGCTTGCTTGCATCTACTGGTCTCATCCTGGGCTCATTTGCCACCAGTCTGAAGCATCTCTACCTCACTCTGGGAGTTCTTACAG GTCTTGGATTTGCACTTTGTTACTCTCCAGCTATTGCCATGGTTGGAAAGTATTTCAGCAGACGGAAAGCCCTTGCTTATGGGATCTCCATGTCGGGAAGTGGCATTGGCATCTTCATCCTGGCTCCTGTGGTTCAGCTCCTTATTGAACAATTTTCCTGGAGGGGAGCATTACTTATCCTTGGGGGTTTCGTTTTGAATCTCTGTGTTTGCGGCGCCTTGATGCGGCCAATTACTCTTAAAGATGACCAAACAACTTCAGAGCAGAACCATGTCTGTAGAACTGAGACACAAGGCTTTCAGCGGGCGTCTCCCTCTTCGACTTGGACTAAAGAATGGGTGCAGACCTGCCTCTGTGGCTCTTTGCAGCAGGAATACAGTTTTTTACTGATGTCAGACTTTGTTGTGTTGGCCATCTCTGTTCTATTTATGGCTTACGGCTGCAGCCCTCTCTTTGTGTACTTGGTGCCTTATGCTTTGAGTATCGGAGTGAGTCACCAGCAAGCTGCTTTTCTTATGTCCATACTTGGGGTGATTGACATTATTGGCAATATCACGTTCGGATGGCTAACCGACAGAAG GTGTCTGAAGAATTACCAGTATATTTGCTACCTCTTTGCCATCGGAATGGATGGGCTCTGCTACCTCTGCCTCCCAATGCTTCAAAGTCTCCCGCTGCTCGTGCCTTTCGCTTGTACTTTTGGCTACTTTGATGGTGCCTATGTGACTCTGATCCCAGTAGTGACTGCAGAAATCGTGGGGACCACCTCTTTGTCATCAGCGCTTGGCGTGGTGTACTTCCTCCATGCAGTGCCGTATTTGGTGAGCCCACCCATCGCAG GATGGCTTGTAGACACGACTGGCAGCTACACTGCAGCGTTTCTTCTCTGTGGATTTTCAATGATATTTAGTTCTGTGTTGCTTGGCTTTGCTAGACTTGTAAAGAAGATGAGAAAAACCCAGCTGCAGTTCCTTGCCAAAGAATCAGATCCCAAGCTGCAGCTATGGACCAATGGATCGGTGGCTTATTCTGTAGCAAGAGAATTAGATCAGAAAGATGGGGAGTCTGTGGCTATAGCCATGCTTGGTTCCAACCCCACATGA